Proteins encoded by one window of Procambarus clarkii isolate CNS0578487 chromosome 92, FALCON_Pclarkii_2.0, whole genome shotgun sequence:
- the asf1 gene encoding histone chaperone asf1 encodes MAKVHIVNVVVLDNPSPFFNPFQFEITFECVEDLQEDLEWKIIYVGSAESENYDQTLDTVYVGPVPEGKHMFVFQADPPDENKIPVGDAVGVTVVLLTCGYKGQEFVRVGYYVNNSYTDSELQENPPDVPQFDKLQRNILGTQPRVTKFKIDWDDAKDSENIPPSENASEGANTSQSSSDMKPVLGMENSNSACAMEVA; translated from the exons ATGGCCAAAGTGCACATAGTGAACGTGGTGGTGCTAGATAACCCGTCGCCCTTCTTCAACCCCTTCCAGTTCGAGATAACGTTCGAGTGCGTGGAGGACCTCCAGGAAG ATCTGGAATGGAAGATAATTTATGTAGGAAGCGCAGAGAGCGAGAACTATGACCAAACCTTAGATACTGTTTATGTTGGGCCAGTGCCCGAGGGTAAACACATGTTCGTATTTCAG GCTGATCCTCCAGATGAGAATAAAATTCCTGTTGGGGATGCTGTCGGAGTTACTGTGGTGTTGTTAACTTGTGGCTACAAGGGCCAGGAGTTCGTGCGTGTTGGTTATTATGTCAACAACTCTTACACAGATTCTGAACTGCAGGAAAACCCACCAGATGTTCCACAGTTTGATAAG CTCCAGAGAAACATTTTGGGGACTCAACCACGTGTCACAAAGTTCAAAATCGATTGGGATGATGCTAAGGACTCTGAAAACATCCCTCCCTCAGAAAATGCGAGTGAGGGTGCAAACACCTCTCAAAGCTCCTCTGACATGAAACCTGTCTTAGGAATGGAGAACAGCAATAGTGCTTGTGCCATGGAAGTTGCGTAA